The Salinirubellus salinus genome segment GCGCTCGACGTCGACAGTGCGGCCGACGCCCCGCCGGTCCGGGCCGACGCCGACAGTAGGGGCGACTAGCCGGCCCTTTCGTCACCCAGCAGTCGCTCGGGCGCGCCCGCGAGTGCCGCCAGCGCCTCGCGCTCGACGTGGTGGAGGTCGCCCGGCAGAACGAGCATGTGGAGCGGGTCGCCGAACTCCCGCTCGGCCAGCGCGGGCAGCCCGTCGGCGACGACGACGGGCTCTGGACTCCCCGCACGGCACACCGCCACGCCGAGTCGGTCACCCAGTTCTTCAGCCAGCAGGCCGGCCGCGGTGCTCGCGGTCATGTAGCGGTCCTCGGCCCGCTTGATGTCGAGGAAGACGAGCGTATGGAGGCCGCGCTCGGCGTTGGCCTCGATGGTCTCCACGACGCTCCCGGGGACGCCCATCGACCCGTAGGGAAACGGGAGCGTGGTCGCCTTCCCGAAGCGGTAGTTCTGGAGGCCGGTCAACGAGGCGGCGGCCGCGGCCGCGGTGGTGCCGTGGACGATTCGCGTCTCGATACCACGCTCGTGTGCACGCAGGCGGAGGTCGACGTGCGTCGTCGAGATCATCGTGTCCCCGGCGGTGCAGAAGACGGCCTCTCCCGTCTCGGCCGCCTCAAGGATGGGTTCGGGGTCCTGCTCGACGCCCTCCCGGTCGCGGACCTCGATGGTCGTGTCGTGGAACTCCTCGACGTCCTCCACCGTGGTCCCGACGAGGCGGCTGGTGTAGAACTCCGCGAACACGCGGTCGGCCTCGGCGATAGCCTCGCGGCCCTCGACAGTGATAGAGCGTTCGTCGTAGAGACCGAGCCCGACGAAGGTGAGCATACCCGGCATCACGGGCGGGCAGGCATAAGCGGCGCGGGACGCGTGCGTGGCCACACCAGAGCGGCACGCTTACCCGAGGCGCCACCCCATCCCCATCGATGACCGTCCCGTGTGTGCGTGTCGCCCGCGAGGCTGGCGAGGAGACCAGACAGGCCCTCGCCGAACTCGACGTCCTCGACGAGTCCCACGACATCACCGTCGAGGACGGGTGGCTCTATGTGCCCGTCGCGGACCCGCCGGCGGTGCCCGAGACGTACGACGTGGTCGAGTTCGACGCGCCCGCCCGGGAGCGACAGACCAGACCCGTCGACCTGCTCGGCTACGAACCCTCCTACGAGCGACTGGGGGACATCGTCATCCTCGACGAGGACGACCCGGACCGCGCACGCGACATCGCCGACGCCGTGATGGCCTCGGACCTCCGGGCGAAGACCGTCGTCAACCGTGCCTCACCCATCGAGGGTGAACTCCGCGTGCGCGAGTGGGACGTCCTCGCCGGCGACGGGACCGAGACGGTCCACCGGGAGTACGGCTGTTCGTTCGCGCTCGACATCGCGACGGTCTACTTCTCGCCCAGACTCGCAACCGAGCGCCACCGCGTCACCGAGCAGGTCCGCGACGGGGAGCGGTTCTTCGACATGTTTGCCGGTGTTGGGCCGTTCGCCGTCCCCGCGGCCAAGCGTGGCGCCGAGGTGGTCGGCGTGGACCTCAACCCGGCCGCTGTCGCGTACCTCCGCGAGAACGCCGAACGCAACGGGGTGGCCGACCGCGTGACCGCCATCGAGGGAGACGTCCGCGACGTCGTCGCGGGCTCGTCGGGCGCGCGAGCGTCCGACGGCGTCGGGGGGACTGTCGAGGAGTACGACGGGTGGGCCGACCGTCTCGTCATGAACCTCCCGCACTCCGCTGGCGAGTTCCTCGACACCGCGGTGGCGCTGGCCGGCGACGAGTGTGTCCTCCATTACTACGACATCCAGCACGACTCGGACCCGTTCGGGCCGGGCGAGGCGGCCATCCGCGAAGCCGCCGGCGAGGCGTACGAGGTCGAGGTCCTGACTCGCCGGGTGGTCCGGTCGTACGCACCACACGAGGAGAACGTGTGTCTGGACGTGCGGCTGACGCGCTGAGTCTGTGACGCGACGTGGGCGGTCCACCGGTG includes the following:
- the dph5 gene encoding diphthine synthase gives rise to the protein MLTFVGLGLYDERSITVEGREAIAEADRVFAEFYTSRLVGTTVEDVEEFHDTTIEVRDREGVEQDPEPILEAAETGEAVFCTAGDTMISTTHVDLRLRAHERGIETRIVHGTTAAAAAASLTGLQNYRFGKATTLPFPYGSMGVPGSVVETIEANAERGLHTLVFLDIKRAEDRYMTASTAAGLLAEELGDRLGVAVCRAGSPEPVVVADGLPALAEREFGDPLHMLVLPGDLHHVEREALAALAGAPERLLGDERAG
- a CDS encoding class I SAM-dependent methyltransferase, translated to MTVPCVRVAREAGEETRQALAELDVLDESHDITVEDGWLYVPVADPPAVPETYDVVEFDAPARERQTRPVDLLGYEPSYERLGDIVILDEDDPDRARDIADAVMASDLRAKTVVNRASPIEGELRVREWDVLAGDGTETVHREYGCSFALDIATVYFSPRLATERHRVTEQVRDGERFFDMFAGVGPFAVPAAKRGAEVVGVDLNPAAVAYLRENAERNGVADRVTAIEGDVRDVVAGSSGARASDGVGGTVEEYDGWADRLVMNLPHSAGEFLDTAVALAGDECVLHYYDIQHDSDPFGPGEAAIREAAGEAYEVEVLTRRVVRSYAPHEENVCLDVRLTR